The following are encoded in a window of Acinonyx jubatus isolate Ajub_Pintada_27869175 chromosome D4, VMU_Ajub_asm_v1.0, whole genome shotgun sequence genomic DNA:
- the DCTN3 gene encoding dynactin subunit 3 isoform X3 yields MAAVSDVRRLQACVEELERWVYGSGGPRGSRKVADGLVKVQVALGNIASKRERVKILYKKIEDLIKYLDPEYIDRIAIPDASKLQFILAEEQFILSQIALLEQVEALVPMLDSAHIKGTSLAVPEHATRLQRLAQIHIQQQDQCVEITEESKALLEEYNKTTILLSKQFVQWDELLCQLEAAKQVKPAEE; encoded by the exons ATGGCGGCTGTCAGCGACGTGCGGCGGCTACAGGCCTGTGTGGAGGAGCTGGAGCGCTGGGTGTACGGGTCTGGCGGGCCGCGCGGCTCGCGGAAG GTGGCTGATGGCCTGGTCAAGGTACAAGTGGCTTTGGGGAACATTGCCagcaagagggagagggtgaaGATTCTGTACAAAAAGA TTGAAGACTTGATCAAATATCTGGATCCTGAGTACATTGACCGCATTGCCATACCTGATGCCTCTAAGCTGCAGTTTATCTTAGCAG AGGAGCAGTTTATCTTATCCCAGATTGCACTCCTGGAACAGGTGGAGGCTTTGGTGCCTATGCTGGACAGCGCTCACATCAAAGGTACCTCTTTAG CCGTTCCTGAGCATGCCACCCGCCTGCAGCGCTTGGCCCAGATCCACATCCAGCAGCAG GACCAGTGTGTGGAGATCACTGAGGAGTCCAAGGCTCTCCTGGAGGAATACAACAAAACT ACAATTCTTCTCTCCAAACAATTTGTGCAGTGGGATGAGCTACTTTGCCAGCTAGAGGCCGCCAAGCAAGTGAAGCCAGCAGAGGAGTGA
- the ARID3C gene encoding AT-rich interactive domain-containing protein 3C isoform X1: protein MVLDSSLSFERFLAALQRPLLPFWQCGGGTPVGGLGAAEPRGASPPAPPPALPLSGPAPAAAASRAARERTAARRAHRCGSARLGTPRREQSRGRGCPRGGQSRGNAVETPGAPGRARLAALSSGPRLVPAPPPAGGLRLEAVMEALQRQQAARLAQGVGPLAPQRPLPPPIPPLPGPRTLQAPEGALGEVGTEEEKDAEEDEEGEEAGAEEEAAEESRPGTRGPSSPSSQPPGPHPHEWTYEEQFKQLYELDADPKRKEFLDDLFSFMQKRGTPVNRVPIMAKQVLDLYALFRLVTAKGGLVEVINRKVWREVTRGLSLPTTITSAAFTLRTQYMKYLYPYECETRALSSPGELQAAIDSNRREGRRQAYTAAQLYGLAGPTPRGTPGQVSVPGPAPPTPSPRPAQGSASGLPAHACAQLSPSPIKKEESGIPTPRLALPVGLALGPAREKLAPEEPPEKRAVLMGHMDPPRPGAPPSFLPRGKVPLREERLDGPLNLAGSGISSINMALEINGVVYTGVLFARRQPVPASQGPTNPVPPLPTGPPSSTSP, encoded by the exons ATGGTGTTAGACTCCTCACTCTCCTTCGAACGATTCCTGGCAGCTCTCCAGCGCCCCCTCCTCCCGTTCTGGCAGTGTGGAGGGGGAACACCTGTTGGGGGGCTGGGAGCGGCAGAGCCCCGGGGGGCCTctccccccgcgcccccgcccgcccTGCCCCTCTCCGGTCCCGCCCCCGCGGCCGCCGCCAGCAGAGCGGCGCGTGAGCGCACCGCGGCCAGAAGAGCGCACCGCTGCGGGAGCGCACGGCTGGGGACCCCGCGCAGGGAGCAGAGCCGAGGTAGGGGCTGCCCGAGAGGCGGGCAGAGCAGAGGGAACGCCGTGGAGACGCCGGGGGCACCGGGGCGCGCCAGGCTG GCGGCCCTTTCCTCGGGGCCCCGCCTGGTGCCAGCCCCCCCACCAGCGGGGGGACTGCGCCTGGAAGCTGTAATGGAGGCCCTGCAGAGGCAGCAGGCAGCCCGACTGGCCCAAGGGGTGGGGCCATTGGCCCCTCAACGCCCATTGCCACCACCAATACCTCCCTTGCCTGGCCCTCGGACCCTGCAGGCCCCTGAAGGGGCCTTGGGGGAGGTTGGGACTGAAGAAGAGAAGGATGCAGAAGAggatgaggaaggggaggaagccggggcagaggaggaggcagcCGAGGAGAGCCGTCCAGGGACCCGGGGCCCCAGCTCACCTTCAAGTCAACCCCCTGGACCTCATCCCCATGAATGGACCTACGAGGAACAGTTCAAGCAG CTGTACGAGCTTGATGCAGACCCCAAGAGGAAGGAATTTCTGGATGACCTGTTTAGCTTCATGCAGAAGAGGG GGACGCCAGTGAACCGCGTGCCCATCATGGCGAAGCAGGTGCTGGACCTGTACGCGCTGTTTCGCCTGGTGACAGCCAAAGGCGGCCTGGTGGAAGTCATCAACCGCAAGGTGTGGCGGGAGGTCACGCGCGGCCTCAGCCTGCCCACCACCATCACGTCGGCAGCCTTCACTCTACGCACCCA GTACATGAAGTACCTGTACCCGTACGAGTGCGAGACGCGGGCGCTCAGCTCCCCAGGGGAGCTCCAGGCAGCCATCGACAGCAACCGGCGCGAGGGCCGTCGTCAGGCTTACACCGCCGCCCAGCTCTACGGCTTAGCTGGGCCTACACCTCGGGGTACTCCCGGGCAAGTCTCCGttcctggccccgccccgcccacgcCCAGCCCACGCCCTGCCCAGGGCTCCGCCTCCGGCCTGCCTGCTCACGCCTGCGCGCAGCTGAGCCCGAGCCCCATTAAGAAAG AGGAAAGCGGAATTCCAACCCCTCGACTGGCACTGCCTGTGGGCCTGGCTTTGGGACCTGCAAGGGAGAAGTTGGCACCAGAGGAGCCCCCAGAGAAGAGGGCTGTGCTGATGGGGCACATGGACCCACCTCGACCTGGAGCTCCCCCTAGTTTCCTGCCCCGTGGCAAGGTTCCCCTGAGGG AAGAGCGGCTGGATGGGCCTCTCAATCTGGCAGGCAGTGGTATCAGCAGTATCAACATGGCCCTAGAGATCAACGGGGTGGTCTACACTG GTGTCCTCTTTGCTCGCCGACAGCCTGTGCCAGCTTCCCAGGGCCCAACCAACCCTGTACCCCCACTCCCTACAGGGCCACCTTCCAGCACTTCACCCTGA
- the SIGMAR1 gene encoding sigma non-opioid intracellular receptor 1 isoform X3, with product MRTAAGMQWAVGRRWVWAALLLAAAAVLAQVVWLWLGTQSFVFQHEEIAQLARQYAGLDHELAFSRLIVELRRLHPGHVLPDEELQWVFVNAGGWMGAMCLLHASLSEYVLLFGTALGSGGHSGRYWAEISDTIISGTFHQWREGTTKSEVFYPGPAQV from the exons ATGCG GACGGCTGCCGGGATGCAGTGGGCCGTGGGCCGGCGGTGGGTGTGGGCCGCGCTGCTCCTGGCTGCCGCTGCTGTGCTGGCCCAGGTGGTCTGGCTCTGGCTGGGCACGCAAAGCTTCGTCTTCCAGCACGAAGAGATCGCGCAGCTGGCCCGGCAGTATGCGG GGTTGGACCACGAGCTGGCGTTCTCTCGGCTGATCGTGGAATTACGGCGGCTGCACCCAGGCCACGTGCTGCCCGACGAGGAGCTGCAGTGGGTGTTTGTGAACGCTGGCGGCTGGATGGGCGCCATGTGCCTTCTGCACGCCTCGCTGTCCGAGTACGTGCTGCTCTTCGGCACCGCCCTGGGCTCTGGCGGCCACTCGG GGCGCTACTGGGCTGAGATTTCCGACACCATCATCTCTGGCACCTTCCACCAGTGGAGAGAGGGCACTACCAAAAGTGAGGTCTTCTACCCAG GCCCAGCCCAAGTTTAG
- the RPP25L gene encoding ribonuclease P protein subunit p25-like protein, translating to MEHYRKAGSVELPAPSPMPQLPPDTLEMRVRDGSKIRNLLGLALGRLEGGSARHVVFSGSGRAAGKAVSCAEIVKRRVPGLHQLTKLRFLQTEDSWVPVSPDTGLDPLTVRRHVPAVWVLLSRDPLDPNECGYQPPGAPPGLGPTSSSSCGPRPRRRVRDTWS from the coding sequence ATGGAGCACTACCGGAAAGCTGGCTCTGTGGAACTCCCAGCACCTTCTCCGATGCCCCAGCTACCTCCTGATACCCTGGAGATGCGGGTCCGAGATGGCAGCAAAATCCGCAACCTGCTGGGGCTGGCACTGGGTCGATTGGAGGGTGGTAGTGCACGGCATGTGGTGTTCTCAGGTTCTGGCAGGGCTGCAGGAAAGGCGGTCAGCTGTGCTGAGATTGTCAAGCGGCGGGTACCAGGCCTCCATCAGCTTACCAAATTGCGCTTCCTGCAGACCGAGGACAGCTGGGTGCCAGTCTCACCTGACACAGGCCTAGATCCCCTCACGGTGCGCCGCCATGTACCTGCAGTGTGGGTACTGCTCAGCCGGGACCCCCTGGACCCTAATGAATGTGGCTACCAGCCTCCAGGAGCACCCCCTGGCTTgggccccacatcaagctccagcTGTGGCCCACGACCCCGAAGAAGGGTTCGAGACACTTGGTCCTGA
- the ARID3C gene encoding AT-rich interactive domain-containing protein 3C isoform X2 — MVLDSSLSFERFLAALQRPLLPFWQCGGGTPVGGLGAAEPRGASPPAPPPALPLSGPAPAAAASRAARERTAARRAHRCGSARLGTPRREQSRGRGCPRGGQSRGNAVETPGAPGRARLAALSSGPRLVPAPPPAGGLRLEAVMEALQRQQAARLAQGVGPLAPQRPLPPPIPPLPGPRTLQAPEGALGEVGTEEEKDAEEDEEGEEAGAEEEAAEESRPGTRGPSSPSSQPPGPHPHEWTYEEQFKQLYELDADPKRKEFLDDLFSFMQKRGTPVNRVPIMAKQVLDLYALFRLVTAKGGLVEVINRKVWREVTRGLSLPTTITSAAFTLRTQYMKYLYPYECETRALSSPGELQAAIDSNRREGRRQAYTAAQLYGLAGPTPRGTPGQVSVPGPAPPTPSPRPAQGSASGLPAHACAQLSPSPIKKEESGIPTPRLALPVGLALGPAREKLAPEEPPEKRAVLMGHMDPPRPGAPPSFLPRGKVPLRGVLFARRQPVPASQGPTNPVPPLPTGPPSSTSP; from the exons ATGGTGTTAGACTCCTCACTCTCCTTCGAACGATTCCTGGCAGCTCTCCAGCGCCCCCTCCTCCCGTTCTGGCAGTGTGGAGGGGGAACACCTGTTGGGGGGCTGGGAGCGGCAGAGCCCCGGGGGGCCTctccccccgcgcccccgcccgcccTGCCCCTCTCCGGTCCCGCCCCCGCGGCCGCCGCCAGCAGAGCGGCGCGTGAGCGCACCGCGGCCAGAAGAGCGCACCGCTGCGGGAGCGCACGGCTGGGGACCCCGCGCAGGGAGCAGAGCCGAGGTAGGGGCTGCCCGAGAGGCGGGCAGAGCAGAGGGAACGCCGTGGAGACGCCGGGGGCACCGGGGCGCGCCAGGCTG GCGGCCCTTTCCTCGGGGCCCCGCCTGGTGCCAGCCCCCCCACCAGCGGGGGGACTGCGCCTGGAAGCTGTAATGGAGGCCCTGCAGAGGCAGCAGGCAGCCCGACTGGCCCAAGGGGTGGGGCCATTGGCCCCTCAACGCCCATTGCCACCACCAATACCTCCCTTGCCTGGCCCTCGGACCCTGCAGGCCCCTGAAGGGGCCTTGGGGGAGGTTGGGACTGAAGAAGAGAAGGATGCAGAAGAggatgaggaaggggaggaagccggggcagaggaggaggcagcCGAGGAGAGCCGTCCAGGGACCCGGGGCCCCAGCTCACCTTCAAGTCAACCCCCTGGACCTCATCCCCATGAATGGACCTACGAGGAACAGTTCAAGCAG CTGTACGAGCTTGATGCAGACCCCAAGAGGAAGGAATTTCTGGATGACCTGTTTAGCTTCATGCAGAAGAGGG GGACGCCAGTGAACCGCGTGCCCATCATGGCGAAGCAGGTGCTGGACCTGTACGCGCTGTTTCGCCTGGTGACAGCCAAAGGCGGCCTGGTGGAAGTCATCAACCGCAAGGTGTGGCGGGAGGTCACGCGCGGCCTCAGCCTGCCCACCACCATCACGTCGGCAGCCTTCACTCTACGCACCCA GTACATGAAGTACCTGTACCCGTACGAGTGCGAGACGCGGGCGCTCAGCTCCCCAGGGGAGCTCCAGGCAGCCATCGACAGCAACCGGCGCGAGGGCCGTCGTCAGGCTTACACCGCCGCCCAGCTCTACGGCTTAGCTGGGCCTACACCTCGGGGTACTCCCGGGCAAGTCTCCGttcctggccccgccccgcccacgcCCAGCCCACGCCCTGCCCAGGGCTCCGCCTCCGGCCTGCCTGCTCACGCCTGCGCGCAGCTGAGCCCGAGCCCCATTAAGAAAG AGGAAAGCGGAATTCCAACCCCTCGACTGGCACTGCCTGTGGGCCTGGCTTTGGGACCTGCAAGGGAGAAGTTGGCACCAGAGGAGCCCCCAGAGAAGAGGGCTGTGCTGATGGGGCACATGGACCCACCTCGACCTGGAGCTCCCCCTAGTTTCCTGCCCCGTGGCAAGGTTCCCCTGAGGG GTGTCCTCTTTGCTCGCCGACAGCCTGTGCCAGCTTCCCAGGGCCCAACCAACCCTGTACCCCCACTCCCTACAGGGCCACCTTCCAGCACTTCACCCTGA
- the SIGMAR1 gene encoding sigma non-opioid intracellular receptor 1 isoform X1 — MRTAAGMQWAVGRRWVWAALLLAAAAVLAQVVWLWLGTQSFVFQHEEIAQLARQYAGLDHELAFSRLIVELRRLHPGHVLPDEELQWVFVNAGGWMGAMCLLHASLSEYVLLFGTALGSGGHSGRYWAEISDTIISGTFHQWREGTTKSEVFYPGETVVHGPGEATAVEWGPNTWMVEYGRGVIPSTLAFALADTIFSTQDFLTLFYTLRAYARGLRLELTTYLFGQDP; from the exons ATGCG GACGGCTGCCGGGATGCAGTGGGCCGTGGGCCGGCGGTGGGTGTGGGCCGCGCTGCTCCTGGCTGCCGCTGCTGTGCTGGCCCAGGTGGTCTGGCTCTGGCTGGGCACGCAAAGCTTCGTCTTCCAGCACGAAGAGATCGCGCAGCTGGCCCGGCAGTATGCGG GGTTGGACCACGAGCTGGCGTTCTCTCGGCTGATCGTGGAATTACGGCGGCTGCACCCAGGCCACGTGCTGCCCGACGAGGAGCTGCAGTGGGTGTTTGTGAACGCTGGCGGCTGGATGGGCGCCATGTGCCTTCTGCACGCCTCGCTGTCCGAGTACGTGCTGCTCTTCGGCACCGCCCTGGGCTCTGGCGGCCACTCGG GGCGCTACTGGGCTGAGATTTCCGACACCATCATCTCTGGCACCTTCCACCAGTGGAGAGAGGGCACTACCAAAAGTGAGGTCTTCTACCCAG GGGAGACCGTGGTCCACGGGCCTGGTGAGGCAACAGCTGTGGAATGGGGGCCAAATACATGGATGGTGGAGTATGGTCGGGGTGTCATCCCATCTACCTTGGCTTTCGCGCTGGCTGACACAATCTTCAGCACCCAGGACTTCCTCACGCTCTTCTATACTCTTCGCGCCTATGCCCGGGGCCTCCGGCTTGAGCTCACCACCTACCTCTTTGGCCAGGACCCCTGA
- the DCTN3 gene encoding dynactin subunit 3 isoform X1: MAAVSDVRRLQACVEELERWVYGSGGPRGSRKVADGLVKVQVALGNIASKRERVKILYKKIEDLIKYLDPEYIDRIAIPDASKLQFILAEEQFILSQIALLEQVEALVPMLDSAHIKEQRIHFQNLRQFGPKDTSAPSSRQTWTHWTESKGTDPITGKAFFTSPCLQHWGGGMGQLWGPQGLFSPRALYPHPSPHPRLGSESKTGMGREPHHHL, encoded by the exons ATGGCGGCTGTCAGCGACGTGCGGCGGCTACAGGCCTGTGTGGAGGAGCTGGAGCGCTGGGTGTACGGGTCTGGCGGGCCGCGCGGCTCGCGGAAG GTGGCTGATGGCCTGGTCAAGGTACAAGTGGCTTTGGGGAACATTGCCagcaagagggagagggtgaaGATTCTGTACAAAAAGA TTGAAGACTTGATCAAATATCTGGATCCTGAGTACATTGACCGCATTGCCATACCTGATGCCTCTAAGCTGCAGTTTATCTTAGCAG AGGAGCAGTTTATCTTATCCCAGATTGCACTCCTGGAACAGGTGGAGGCTTTGGTGCCTATGCTGGACAGCGCTCACATCAAAG AGCAGAGAATTCATTTTCAGAACCTCAGGCAGTTTGGACCTAAGGACACTAGT GCTCCCTCTTCTAGGCAGACCTGGACCCACTGGACTGAGAGCAAAGGAACAGATCCCATAACAGGCAAAGCTTTCTTTACCTCACCCTGCTTACAGCATTGGGGTGGGGGTATGGGGCAACTCTGGGGACCCCAAGGTTTATTTTCTCCTAGGGCCCTGtatccccaccccagcccccacccccgccttggGTCCGAGAGTAAGACTGGGATGGGCAGGGAGCCACACCACCACCTTTAG
- the DCTN3 gene encoding dynactin subunit 3 isoform X4, which yields MAAVSDVRRLQACVEELERWVYGSGGPRGSRKVADGLVKVQVALGNIASKRERVKILYKKIEDLIKYLDPEYIDRIAIPDASKLQFILAEEQFILSQIALLEQVEALVPMLDSAHIKAVPEHATRLQRLAQIHIQQQDQCVEITEESKALLEEYNKTTILLSKQFVQWDELLCQLEAAKQVKPAEE from the exons ATGGCGGCTGTCAGCGACGTGCGGCGGCTACAGGCCTGTGTGGAGGAGCTGGAGCGCTGGGTGTACGGGTCTGGCGGGCCGCGCGGCTCGCGGAAG GTGGCTGATGGCCTGGTCAAGGTACAAGTGGCTTTGGGGAACATTGCCagcaagagggagagggtgaaGATTCTGTACAAAAAGA TTGAAGACTTGATCAAATATCTGGATCCTGAGTACATTGACCGCATTGCCATACCTGATGCCTCTAAGCTGCAGTTTATCTTAGCAG AGGAGCAGTTTATCTTATCCCAGATTGCACTCCTGGAACAGGTGGAGGCTTTGGTGCCTATGCTGGACAGCGCTCACATCAAAG CCGTTCCTGAGCATGCCACCCGCCTGCAGCGCTTGGCCCAGATCCACATCCAGCAGCAG GACCAGTGTGTGGAGATCACTGAGGAGTCCAAGGCTCTCCTGGAGGAATACAACAAAACT ACAATTCTTCTCTCCAAACAATTTGTGCAGTGGGATGAGCTACTTTGCCAGCTAGAGGCCGCCAAGCAAGTGAAGCCAGCAGAGGAGTGA
- the DCTN3 gene encoding dynactin subunit 3 isoform X2 translates to MAAVSDVRRLQACVEELERWVYGSGGPRGSRKVADGLVKVQVALGNIASKRERVKILYKKIEDLIKYLDPEYIDRIAIPDASKLQFILAEEQFILSQIALLEQVEALVPMLDSAHIKEQRIHFQNLRQFGPKDTSPFLSMPPACSAWPRSTSSSRTSVWRSLRSPRLSWRNTTKLQFFSPNNLCSGMSYFAS, encoded by the exons ATGGCGGCTGTCAGCGACGTGCGGCGGCTACAGGCCTGTGTGGAGGAGCTGGAGCGCTGGGTGTACGGGTCTGGCGGGCCGCGCGGCTCGCGGAAG GTGGCTGATGGCCTGGTCAAGGTACAAGTGGCTTTGGGGAACATTGCCagcaagagggagagggtgaaGATTCTGTACAAAAAGA TTGAAGACTTGATCAAATATCTGGATCCTGAGTACATTGACCGCATTGCCATACCTGATGCCTCTAAGCTGCAGTTTATCTTAGCAG AGGAGCAGTTTATCTTATCCCAGATTGCACTCCTGGAACAGGTGGAGGCTTTGGTGCCTATGCTGGACAGCGCTCACATCAAAG AGCAGAGAATTCATTTTCAGAACCTCAGGCAGTTTGGACCTAAGGACACTAGT CCGTTCCTGAGCATGCCACCCGCCTGCAGCGCTTGGCCCAGATCCACATCCAGCAGCAG GACCAGTGTGTGGAGATCACTGAGGAGTCCAAGGCTCTCCTGGAGGAATACAACAAAACT ACAATTCTTCTCTCCAAACAATTTGTGCAGTGGGATGAGCTACTTTGCCAGCTAG
- the SIGMAR1 gene encoding sigma non-opioid intracellular receptor 1 isoform X2, whose translation MRTAAGMQWAVGRRWVWAALLLAAAAVLAQVVWLWLGTQSFVFQHEEIAQLARQYAGLDHELAFSRLIVELRRLHPGHVLPDEELQWVFVNAGGWMGAMCLLHASLSEYVLLFGTALGSGGHSGRYWAEISDTIISGTFHQWREGTTKSEVFYPDGRPGQ comes from the exons ATGCG GACGGCTGCCGGGATGCAGTGGGCCGTGGGCCGGCGGTGGGTGTGGGCCGCGCTGCTCCTGGCTGCCGCTGCTGTGCTGGCCCAGGTGGTCTGGCTCTGGCTGGGCACGCAAAGCTTCGTCTTCCAGCACGAAGAGATCGCGCAGCTGGCCCGGCAGTATGCGG GGTTGGACCACGAGCTGGCGTTCTCTCGGCTGATCGTGGAATTACGGCGGCTGCACCCAGGCCACGTGCTGCCCGACGAGGAGCTGCAGTGGGTGTTTGTGAACGCTGGCGGCTGGATGGGCGCCATGTGCCTTCTGCACGCCTCGCTGTCCGAGTACGTGCTGCTCTTCGGCACCGCCCTGGGCTCTGGCGGCCACTCGG GGCGCTACTGGGCTGAGATTTCCGACACCATCATCTCTGGCACCTTCCACCAGTGGAGAGAGGGCACTACCAAAAGTGAGGTCTTCTACCCAG ATGGGCGACCAGGCCAGTGA